The Sulfurospirillum diekertiae genomic sequence CACCTGCCCCATCGTAATGAATGGACCGCCATCTTCTGACCATGTGGTTAGAATCGGAAAATCATAAAGGTTTGGTTCATCATACACTTTGCTTTGGCAGACACCTTTGCCTTTGAGTCGTTTGGGAAGCGCATTTTTAAGGTTAAACAGTGTACCTAACATGCCCATTTTATCCATAAACGATGTGGGTGGTTTCATGTGCATCAGTGCTTCGATCTGCTTTGAGACAGCATTGGGATTTTTACCAAAAATAAGCTCTGTTGCTTTGGTTGAACCAAAAACATTCATCAAAACGGGAATATCAAAGCTTTTCCCCAGTCTTTTGCTCACAGGTTTTGTAAAGAGAAGTGCTTTTGAATCCTCTTTTTTGACCTCAATATAAGCCAAATGCGGGATTTCCAAGTCAATATCAAGCTCATCATCAATCACACGTAAAAGATCGTTTTGGCGTAAAAGCTCAATGATTCTTTGCATCCCCATGATCCTTTAAAAAATTTCGTTTAACGCAATATGTTCCGCACGTTCTAAAAGCGCTTTTGCCCCTCGATCAAGGACTTTTTGTGCTAGAGCTTTACCCACATTGGCATACTCTGCGCGTGTTGTGCTTATCTCTTCTTTGAGCATTTCAGAACCATCAGGAAGTCCAATAATCGCTTTTACATGTAAAGCATCGCCACGAAGTTCCGCATTCACACCAATAGGCACTTGGCAACCACCTTCTAAGATGGTGACAAAGTCGCGCTCAACACGTGTTTCGATAATGGCATCTTCATCGTTGAGTACCGAAACCAAACGTTCCACTTCGGCATCACAGACAATTTCAATACCAAGTGCTGCTTGCCCAGAAGCGGGGATCATAACCTCTTTTGAAATCGGCGTAAAATGTGTCACTTCACTAGCAAGTCCCAAACGGTTAATGCCCGCACTCGCTAAAATAATCGCATCAAATTCGCCCTCTTTGAGCTTGCGAATCCGTGTATTGACATTGCCTCTTAGGTTTTTAATCACAAAATCAGGACGAAGTTTCAAAAGTTGCATGCGACGTCTCAAACTCGTTGTTCCAACGACTGCACCATGAGGCAGTTCGTCTAACGAAGCGTATTTTTCTGAAAGCATGGCATCACGGACATCTTCGCGTTTGGTAATAACCCCTAGTTTAAGCCCTTTGGGAAATTCCATCGGAACATCTTTAAGACTGTGTACCGCAATGTGCGCTTCACCACGAAGCATCGCCTCTTCAAGCTCTTTCGTGAAAAGCCCTTTGCCGCCAATTTTTGCCAAAGCAACGTCTAAAATTTTATCACCTTTGGTCATCATGATAGAAAGCTCCACCTCAAGTCCTGGGTGTGCTTTTTCAAGTTCCGCTTTAACATGTTCGGACTGCCAAAGGGCAAGTTTACTTCCACGGGTTGCAATAATTAGTTTTTTCATTTAGACTCTTTTATAAATTTTCTATAACTTCGTTTTGTATCGTCTTTTTTACCATCAAGATAAATCGTAGGAGTGCCATTGACCATTAAAGCATTTGCTAGCGCTTCATCATTACTAAGTTTTTGGAGAATTTGTGCTTGATTGATCTGCTCAAGTGTGAAATTTTTTATTTAAAGCTTTGTTGAAAATATCTAAAATTGCTTTTTCATCCGTCTCTTTAATATCAAAAAATTCTTTATAAACTTTCTTGACAATCTCATGATCACCCTTCTCTTCTGCAAAGATCATTGCTTTGACAAGCGTTGGAGAGGCAGGATGGATGTTAAGTGGAAAATGGTAATAAAAAAGCGCGAATGTTTCAGGATGATTCTGGACATCGGCAAGAACTTCTGGGACAAAATCCATACAAAAAGGACATGATGGATCACTAAATACAACGATTTTATGAGGTGCATTAAGGTTGCCTGCTAAAAGATGCTCTTTGTTGTAGGCAGAAGCATCCATATCAAGCGAATAACTTCCTTTGACGCTTCGACCGTTGTTCAGATTTGAAAAATCCTTACTCAAAATTGTACCATTCGTAAAAACCATATCATTGACGGAGAGTTTTTTACCCTCTTGCTTGACTAAATTAAGATCAATACGGACAAAATAGACCATCCAGTCAGGCATCTCTTTCATCGCTTCTTTTTTGAGAATAACAACTTTATCAAACGTATAATTTTCATTCGGAATAATGGCTTTTTGTAAAAATGTCGTGACTTTTGTGTCAAGATCAGCATTTGCATCTGCAGCAAAAAGTGAAAGACTACTTAAGGTGATTAGTGTCGTCAATAACTTCAACATCAATGATCTCATCTTTTTTTTCCTTCCGTAAAATATTCAGTAGAACTGTTTTCATCTTTTACATGTAAAAATTTTGAAGCAATCAGTGTCACAATAGAGCTAAATTGCAACAATAATCCTACAATATCGCCTAGAAAGCCTGGCAAAATCAGTAAAATTGCACCGACGATTGTCCAAAGATTCAGTCGTTGAAAAGATTCAATACTAATCTCTCCTTGCATCAATGCATTGAGGTTTTGCATCAGCGTAATACGCATATTTGCAAGTAAAATAAACCCGAGCACTGCAGATACGACAAGCTCAATAAACGTTGCAAATGCACCTATAGCAGAAGCAATATTGACACTTACCATGACCTCTAAAAAGAGATAGATTAAAAAATATTTCACGCTAAAAGTTCCTTGAGTTTCAAAAGAGCTTCCTCTTTTTTGACAACAGTTTTTTCCAATGTCTTACGCTCTACAATCTCCACAAATCCCTCTTCCAACTCTTTGCCAACAATCAGTGCATATGGAAGACCGATAAGTTCATAATCTTTCATTTTAAATCCAAAACGCTCATTGCGATCATCTAAAAGAACACTGAAATGCTCTGCTTTTAACGCCATGTAAAGCTCTTCGGCATAACTGTTTTGCGCTTCATCTTTAACGTTGGAGACAATAATATCGAGAAGATAAGGAGCTGTTTGTTTATTCCAAATACACCCTTTTTCGTCATGGCTTGCTTCAATCATCACCGCGACCAAACGACTTACGCCAATACCATAGCATCCCATATAAAACGGTTGAGCTTTGCCATTTTTATCAAGGAATGTTGCGCCCATGGCTTTAGCATATTTTTGTCCGAGTTGGAAAATATGCCCGACTTCAATACCTTTGGTCACACCCAGTTCGCCACCGCAACAAGCGCATTTATCGCCCTCTTTAACACTCACGAGATCTTTATAACGATCTTCGTTGAAGTTAAACATGGAGACACCCACCATGTGAAAGTCTGTCTCATTAGCGCCACAGATAAGATTTTTGGCTTCTTTAAGCTCTAAATCTATGTAAAATTTTACACATTCTAATCCAACAGGTCCAATAAAGCCCGCTTTGAGCCCTGCACGTTCAACTTCTTCCAATGAAGCATCTAAAAGATCAAGCGCACCGCATGCATTTTGGGCTTTAGTCTCTTGAAGTTCATCATTTCCTCTAACAAAGAAAACAACCACCTCTTCTTTATCGACATAAACGGCTTTTTTAACCACCGCTTTAATGCTGTAAAACGGATCAACTTTAAAGAAATTGCAGACATCATCAATCGTTTTCATATCAGGCGTTTTAAATTTAGACATATTAGCTTCTGGCGCTTCTGCTTCAGTTATTTTAGGGGCACGCTTTGCGGCTTCTATGTTTGCCGCATACGAGCATTTCTCACATACAACAATGTCATCTTCGCCATTTTGTGCCAACACCATAAACTCTTTACTGCCACTACCACCAATAGCACCACTATCAGCATCGACCGCTCTAAAATCAAGTCCTAATCGCGTAAAGATTTTGGTGTAGGTTTTTTCCATCACATCAAACTCTTTTTTCATACATGCTTCGTCTTCATGAAAGCTGTATCCATCTTTCATGGTAAATTCACGCCCACGAAGCAGTCCAAAACGAGGACGTGCTTCATCTCTAAATTTTGTGGTAATTTGGTACAAATGCAGTGGTAATTGTTTGTAACTGTTGATACGATTGCGCACAATGTCTACGACCACCTCTTCATGCGTTGGTCCTAAAACAAATTCATTCTCTTTTCGATCTTTAAAGCGGCACAACTCTTTTCCAAAAAAGTCGTAACGTCCACTTTGTTTCCAAAGTTCCGCAGGTGTGACCACATCCATTTGGATCTCTTGGGCACCCGTTTCATCCATCTCTTCTTTAACGACATTTTTAATCTTATCAAAAACGATTTTTCCCATCGGTAAAAAGTTATACAGTCCACTACCTACTTGAGAGATAAAACCGCCACGCACCAAAAATTGATGGCTCGGAAGGGTTGCATCTTTAGGCGCATCTTTGGTTGTTGGTGCATATAATTTTGAAAACTTCATTACTTAACTCCCATTTGGTATTCACATTTATACATATTCATTCGCTTCGTTTGATCTTCATTGATATTAAAAATATATTGAACCGCTTGGACAATCGTATCGGCTTCTGGTTTTTCAGCTACTTCTTTGAGGTTTTTAGTGGGTGAGTGTAAGAAAGAATTAAACGCATGATGCAAGAGTTTTTCCACTTGATCTTGCAACTCTTCAGGAATATAGCCTTTTTTAACCGCTTTTTCTAACTCTTGTAAAGAGCACTCTTTGGCATGATCACGAATCTCTTTGATGATAGGGTCAACACACATACTTTGCAACCATTTAAAAAAGTCCATCGTAGCTCGCCCCACAATAGAATAAGCAATCTTTGCTTGCTCTTCACGAAGAGACATATTTTGATTCACAATCTCTTCCAAATCATCAACCGCAAAAATATGTAAATCTTTATGCTCATTCACGTCAATATCACGAGGAACCGCTATATCGAACCAATACCGTGAGAACTCTCGCTCTTCAACCATATCATCGGTAATAACACTATGAGGTGCCCCCGTAGCGGTAAAAACAAGGCGGTAACGATTGATAAATTCTGTCAATTTTGAGTATGGTGCAATTGTTGCCAATTCGCCTAATTCAGTGGCTAACGCTTGGGCATGTTCTAAATTACGGTTGATAATAATAATGTTAACACCACTGGAAATTAAATGTTTTGCTGCTAATTGACTCATCTCACCAGCACCGACAACCAAAGCGGTTAAGCCTCCAATATTGCCTAATAAATCTTTCGCTTTGCTTACCGCAACACTTGAAAC encodes the following:
- a CDS encoding FxsA family protein → MKYFLIYLFLEVMVSVNIASAIGAFATFIELVVSAVLGFILLANMRITLMQNLNALMQGEISIESFQRLNLWTIVGAILLILPGFLGDIVGLLLQFSSIVTLIASKFLHVKDENSSTEYFTEGKKR
- a CDS encoding DsbA family protein, whose translation is MRSLMLKLLTTLITLSSLSLFAADANADLDTKVTTFLQKAIIPNENYTFDKVVILKKEAMKEMPDWMVYFVRIDLNLVKQEGKKLSVNDMVFTNGTILSKDFSNLNNGRSVKGSYSLDMDASAYNKEHLLAGNLNAPHKIVVFSDPSCPFCMDFVPEVLADVQNHPETFALFYYHFPLNIHPASPTLVKAMIFAEEKGDHEIVKKVYKEFFDIKETDEKAILDIFNKALNKKFHT
- the hemA gene encoding glutamyl-tRNA reductase, with translation MHYLTMSFTHKNTDISIREKLAFNSEEKCRTFMGTLTSCAAVNEVILLSTCNRVEVIASVSECESALNDMFDLVSRVSSISREELEERADVYEDNGAIHHLFTVCSSLDSLVIGETQIAGQLKEAFKFAFENNYCAQKLGRAMHHAFRCAAEVRSRTDISKSPVSVSSVAVSKAKDLLGNIGGLTALVVGAGEMSQLAAKHLISSGVNIIIINRNLEHAQALATELGELATIAPYSKLTEFINRYRLVFTATGAPHSVITDDMVEEREFSRYWFDIAVPRDIDVNEHKDLHIFAVDDLEEIVNQNMSLREEQAKIAYSIVGRATMDFFKWLQSMCVDPIIKEIRDHAKECSLQELEKAVKKGYIPEELQDQVEKLLHHAFNSFLHSPTKNLKEVAEKPEADTIVQAVQYIFNINEDQTKRMNMYKCEYQMGVK
- the hemC gene encoding hydroxymethylbilane synthase translates to MKKLIIATRGSKLALWQSEHVKAELEKAHPGLEVELSIMMTKGDKILDVALAKIGGKGLFTKELEEAMLRGEAHIAVHSLKDVPMEFPKGLKLGVITKREDVRDAMLSEKYASLDELPHGAVVGTTSLRRRMQLLKLRPDFVIKNLRGNVNTRIRKLKEGEFDAIILASAGINRLGLASEVTHFTPISKEVMIPASGQAALGIEIVCDAEVERLVSVLNDEDAIIETRVERDFVTILEGGCQVPIGVNAELRGDALHVKAIIGLPDGSEMLKEEISTTRAEYANVGKALAQKVLDRGAKALLERAEHIALNEIF
- a CDS encoding proline--tRNA ligase — protein: MKFSKLYAPTTKDAPKDATLPSHQFLVRGGFISQVGSGLYNFLPMGKIVFDKIKNVVKEEMDETGAQEIQMDVVTPAELWKQSGRYDFFGKELCRFKDRKENEFVLGPTHEEVVVDIVRNRINSYKQLPLHLYQITTKFRDEARPRFGLLRGREFTMKDGYSFHEDEACMKKEFDVMEKTYTKIFTRLGLDFRAVDADSGAIGGSGSKEFMVLAQNGEDDIVVCEKCSYAANIEAAKRAPKITEAEAPEANMSKFKTPDMKTIDDVCNFFKVDPFYSIKAVVKKAVYVDKEEVVVFFVRGNDELQETKAQNACGALDLLDASLEEVERAGLKAGFIGPVGLECVKFYIDLELKEAKNLICGANETDFHMVGVSMFNFNEDRYKDLVSVKEGDKCACCGGELGVTKGIEVGHIFQLGQKYAKAMGATFLDKNGKAQPFYMGCYGIGVSRLVAVMIEASHDEKGCIWNKQTAPYLLDIIVSNVKDEAQNSYAEELYMALKAEHFSVLLDDRNERFGFKMKDYELIGLPYALIVGKELEEGFVEIVERKTLEKTVVKKEEALLKLKELLA